A region of Tolypothrix sp. NIES-4075 DNA encodes the following proteins:
- a CDS encoding ArnT family glycosyltransferase, with protein MSRLKHIFFNLLIISLYVGFVVAIRFKPITQSLELDYDEGLNLIKALLYSQGFSLYTQIWNDQPPLFTVILSQWFNLFGQSIFAARFLIILFSALLIWCFYQIINSELGKIPAFVATLILFTSGLFIRLSISVMIGIPSLSLAMLSIYFLNLYKKHSRQPFLILSGGFLALSLQTKLFTVFLIPLMVFYLVFPNLTNFSKKQLKTIIQTFIWWLGSLGVVFLLIGLWFQQFTHLDQIFESHFHQPIETKLVNFNNFESLKQMISQDYEYLFLAFIGILTIIVKKQRNGLFPLAWLVTATLILLKHKPIWYHHYLLLTIPISWLAAYAVASVRDFCKNWHFHFLSLRIKDFIFLILSATFIFLMITTPANPKGRPSTNVEVIQLLFKHKNLTHWVFTDRPIYAFYARLRVPPEMAVISYKRLNSGDLTSKQLLTILQNYCPEQIILGRWISQIKSDSDFMAYVNENYSKSYTDEKNTVEHYLLNKVDKCTPKHSLE; from the coding sequence ATGTCCAGACTGAAACATATTTTTTTTAACCTGCTCATTATATCTCTTTATGTTGGCTTTGTAGTTGCTATCAGGTTCAAGCCAATCACCCAATCATTGGAATTAGACTACGACGAAGGACTAAATTTAATTAAAGCTCTTCTCTACTCCCAAGGGTTTTCTCTTTACACCCAAATTTGGAATGACCAACCACCACTTTTTACCGTTATTTTATCGCAATGGTTTAATTTATTCGGTCAGTCCATCTTTGCTGCCCGCTTTCTGATTATACTTTTTTCTGCACTATTAATTTGGTGCTTTTATCAAATTATCAATAGTGAACTCGGAAAAATACCAGCTTTTGTTGCCACACTTATATTATTCACTTCTGGGCTATTTATTCGCCTTAGTATTTCCGTGATGATTGGTATTCCCTCGCTATCACTGGCAATGCTTTCAATTTATTTTTTAAATCTTTATAAAAAGCATTCTCGTCAGCCTTTTTTGATTTTATCTGGAGGTTTCTTAGCGTTATCTTTGCAAACAAAATTATTTACAGTATTTCTGATTCCTTTAATGGTTTTTTATTTAGTATTTCCAAATTTAACGAATTTCTCTAAAAAGCAACTAAAAACTATTATTCAAACTTTTATTTGGTGGCTTGGTAGCCTAGGAGTTGTTTTTTTATTAATTGGCTTGTGGTTTCAGCAATTTACTCATTTAGACCAGATATTTGAATCTCATTTTCACCAACCGATTGAAACAAAATTAGTAAACTTTAATAATTTTGAATCTCTCAAACAGATGATAAGTCAAGATTATGAATATCTCTTTCTAGCATTTATTGGTATCCTAACAATTATTGTCAAAAAACAACGAAATGGTCTTTTCCCTTTAGCTTGGCTAGTAACTGCAACACTAATTTTACTAAAACATAAACCAATTTGGTATCATCATTACCTTTTGCTGACTATTCCTATCTCTTGGTTAGCTGCTTATGCTGTTGCTTCAGTTCGTGATTTCTGCAAAAATTGGCATTTTCATTTCTTATCATTAAGAATAAAAGATTTCATATTTCTGATACTAAGTGCAACTTTCATTTTCTTGATGATTACAACTCCAGCCAATCCGAAAGGTAGACCTTCGACAAATGTAGAAGTTATACAACTTTTATTCAAACACAAAAATTTAACTCATTGGGTATTTACAGACCGTCCAATTTATGCTTTTTATGCTAGGTTGCGCGTCCCTCCAGAAATGGCAGTAATATCATATAAACGACTTAACTCAGGAGATTTAACATCTAAACAATTGCTGACTATCTTACAAAATTATTGTCCTGAACAAATAATTCTTGGAAGGTGGATTTCTCAAATAAAGAGTGATAGTGACTTTATGGCTTATGTTAATGAAAATTATTCAAAAAGCTACACAGACGAAAAAAATACGGTCGAACATTATCTCTTAAATAAAGTTGACAAATGTACACCCAAGCATAGTTTAGAGTGA
- a CDS encoding class I SAM-dependent methyltransferase: MDKDFYLQYASVEDKHWWFVGRRMIIEQAIRKLSLPKNAQILEVGCGTGGNLRMLKSHGQVSAMELNETACKIANERQVIPVKLGGLPDKIPFSNEYDIILILDVLEHLDDDLTALLALHRKLKPGGSLLITVPAYQFLWSQHDEINHHKRRYVLKKLQQVTIKAGYTVHYSSYFNFFLFPIVAGVRYLRSCLKLESNSLDNSDLNLPPKHINKFLSLLFASERHLMNRLSLPFGVSILLVAHKNK, encoded by the coding sequence ATGGACAAAGACTTTTACTTACAGTATGCATCCGTTGAAGATAAACATTGGTGGTTTGTCGGTCGGCGGATGATTATAGAACAAGCGATTCGTAAACTAAGTTTACCAAAAAATGCCCAAATTCTCGAAGTTGGTTGTGGTACGGGTGGTAATCTGAGAATGCTAAAGAGTCACGGTCAAGTTTCAGCGATGGAGTTGAATGAAACCGCTTGTAAAATTGCCAATGAGCGGCAAGTAATTCCGGTGAAATTGGGTGGCTTGCCTGATAAAATTCCTTTTAGCAATGAGTATGACATAATTCTCATACTCGATGTTTTGGAACATCTTGATGATGACTTGACAGCACTTTTAGCATTGCATAGAAAATTAAAGCCTGGAGGTTCATTGTTAATTACGGTTCCTGCTTACCAGTTTTTGTGGAGCCAACACGATGAAATTAACCATCATAAACGTCGTTATGTGTTAAAAAAATTACAACAGGTTACGATCAAGGCTGGCTATACTGTGCATTACAGCAGTTATTTTAACTTTTTTTTGTTTCCTATCGTTGCAGGCGTGCGTTACTTGCGTTCATGTTTAAAACTTGAAAGTAATTCTCTTGACAATAGCGATTTGAATTTGCCACCGAAACATATCAATAAGTTTTTAAGTTTATTATTTGCAAGCGAACGTCACTTAATGAATCGATTGAGCCTTCCTTTTGGCGTATCTATTTTGCTTGTAGCACATAAAAATAAATAA
- a CDS encoding glycosyltransferase family 2 protein — protein sequence MNKPIYSIVIPIYNEEENITEMYRRLSNLIEQLDGEAELILIDDGSRDRSLSMIRELHHCDRRVRYLSFARNFGHQIAVTAGLNFVQGKIVIVMDADLQDPPELILPMIEKWQQGYQVVYAQRLSRKKESWLKRLTAYAFYRILRILADVDIPPDTGDFCLMDRQVVDILNAMPERNRYIRGLRAWVGFRQTSVHFERDPRFAGKEKYTFGKSWALAVNGIVSLSKVPLRLATYLGMLSAGIALLMIVLVLYWRLFDPASPLIGFTLITIGLFFLGSVQLFCIGILGEYIGRIYEEVKGRPVYTVKEIGDVNHITTPASKPSRHSSI from the coding sequence GTGAATAAACCAATCTACTCTATAGTTATACCGATTTATAACGAAGAAGAAAACATCACCGAAATGTATCGTCGTCTGAGTAATTTAATCGAGCAATTAGACGGTGAGGCTGAGTTAATTTTAATTGACGATGGAAGTCGCGATCGCTCTTTAAGCATGATTCGCGAACTTCACCATTGCGATCGTCGTGTGCGTTACCTCAGTTTTGCACGCAACTTTGGTCATCAAATCGCTGTAACTGCGGGTTTGAACTTCGTTCAAGGCAAAATCGTCATCGTTATGGATGCCGATTTGCAAGACCCTCCAGAGCTAATTTTACCCATGATAGAAAAATGGCAACAAGGCTATCAAGTAGTTTATGCCCAGCGTCTCTCTCGCAAAAAAGAAAGTTGGCTCAAACGCTTGACAGCTTATGCCTTCTATCGCATACTCAGGATTTTAGCTGATGTAGATATACCACCCGATACAGGTGATTTTTGCTTGATGGATCGGCAAGTGGTAGATATTCTCAATGCAATGCCCGAACGCAACCGCTATATTCGCGGTTTAAGAGCGTGGGTAGGTTTTCGCCAAACATCTGTACATTTTGAACGAGATCCTCGCTTTGCTGGCAAAGAAAAGTATACCTTCGGTAAGTCTTGGGCATTAGCAGTGAATGGGATAGTTTCCCTGTCAAAAGTGCCTTTAAGACTAGCCACTTATTTAGGAATGCTCTCAGCGGGTATAGCCTTATTAATGATAGTCTTAGTGCTGTACTGGCGCTTATTCGATCCAGCTTCTCCATTAATTGGCTTCACATTAATTACAATTGGTCTATTTTTTTTGGGTTCTGTCCAATTATTCTGTATTGGCATTTTAGGCGAATACATTGGTCGTATTTATGAAGAAGTCAAAGGTCGTCCTGTTTATACCGTCAAGGAAATTGGCGATGTAAATCATATAACAACACCCGCGTCTAAGCCATCTC